The following proteins come from a genomic window of Oncorhynchus kisutch isolate 150728-3 unplaced genomic scaffold, Okis_V2 Okis06b-Okis10b_hom, whole genome shotgun sequence:
- the LOC109884830 gene encoding GDP-L-fucose synthase isoform X1: MDSQTKAEPMRVLVTGGSGLVGKAIEHVVKQEGGCLKGEQWTFLSSKEANLVCSARDLQQTRAVFEKYRPTHVIHLAAKVGGLYLHMKENLHFLRDNLRINDNVLQTSHERGVTKVVSCLSSCIFPDKTTYPIDESMIHNGPPHDSNFGYSHAKRMIDIQNRGYFAQHGRRYTAVIPTNVYGPYDNFNFENGHVLSALMHKTYAAKKEGTPLQVWGSGTPRRQFIYSLDVARLFLWVLREYDEIDPLILSVGEEEELPIKDAVQMIADALDFKGQIVFDTSKSDGQMKKTASNAKLRRYLPDFTFTPLSEGIKKTCDWFVNNYDIART; encoded by the exons ATGGATTCGCAGACGAAGGCTGAGCCGATGCGCGTGCTCGTCACGGGCGGATCTGGATTGGTCGGGAAGGCCATCGAGCACGTGGTGAAACAGGAAGGCGGCTGTCTCAAGGGCGAGCAGTGGACCTTCCTGTCCTCCAAGGAGGCCAACCTCGT TTGTTCTGCCAGAGATCTACAACAGACAAGAGCAGTGTTTGAGAAGTATCGGCCCACCCATGTCATCCACCTGGCTGCCAAGGTGGGAGGACTCTATCTTCACATGAAGGAGAACCTACACTTTCTG AGGGACAACCTTCGCATCAATGACAACGTGCTGCAGACGTCTCACGAAAGGGGCGTCACCAAGGTGGTGTCCTGTCTGTCCAGCTGCATCTTTCCTGACAAGACCACATACCCTATTGATGAGAGCATG ATCCACAATGGGCCTCCACATGACTCAAACTTTGGCTACTCACATGCCAAAAGAATGATTGATATTCAGAACAG GGGATACTTTGCGCAGCATGGGCGTCGCTACACCGCCGTAATCCCGACTAACGTGTATGGTCCCTATGACAACTTCAACTTTGAAAATGGTCACGTGCTCTCAGCGCTCATGCATAAGACATATGCTGCTAAAA AGGAGGGAACCCCACTACAGGTGTGGGGCTCCGGAACACCCAGGAGACAATTCATCTACTCTCTG gATGTAGCACGTCTGTTCCTCTGGGTGCTGCGGGAGTATGATGAGATTGACCCCCTCATTCTCTCTG tgggggaggaggaggagctccCCATCAAGGACGCCGTACAGATGATTGCAGATGCCCTGGACTTCAAAGGTCAAATAGTT TTTGATACCAGCAAGTCAGACGGTCAGATGAAGAAGACGGCCAGCAACGCCAAGCTGCGACGCTACCTCCCTGACTTCACCTTCACGCCGCTCTCTGAAG GTATCAAGAAGACCTGTGATTGGTTCGTGAACAATTACGACATAGCCCGAACATGA
- the LOC109884830 gene encoding GDP-L-fucose synthase isoform X2 translates to MDSQTKAEPMRVLVTGGSGLVGKAIEHVVKQEGGCLKGEQWTFLSSKEANLVDLQQTRAVFEKYRPTHVIHLAAKVGGLYLHMKENLHFLRDNLRINDNVLQTSHERGVTKVVSCLSSCIFPDKTTYPIDESMIHNGPPHDSNFGYSHAKRMIDIQNRGYFAQHGRRYTAVIPTNVYGPYDNFNFENGHVLSALMHKTYAAKKEGTPLQVWGSGTPRRQFIYSLDVARLFLWVLREYDEIDPLILSVGEEEELPIKDAVQMIADALDFKGQIVFDTSKSDGQMKKTASNAKLRRYLPDFTFTPLSEGIKKTCDWFVNNYDIART, encoded by the exons ATGGATTCGCAGACGAAGGCTGAGCCGATGCGCGTGCTCGTCACGGGCGGATCTGGATTGGTCGGGAAGGCCATCGAGCACGTGGTGAAACAGGAAGGCGGCTGTCTCAAGGGCGAGCAGTGGACCTTCCTGTCCTCCAAGGAGGCCAACCTCGT AGATCTACAACAGACAAGAGCAGTGTTTGAGAAGTATCGGCCCACCCATGTCATCCACCTGGCTGCCAAGGTGGGAGGACTCTATCTTCACATGAAGGAGAACCTACACTTTCTG AGGGACAACCTTCGCATCAATGACAACGTGCTGCAGACGTCTCACGAAAGGGGCGTCACCAAGGTGGTGTCCTGTCTGTCCAGCTGCATCTTTCCTGACAAGACCACATACCCTATTGATGAGAGCATG ATCCACAATGGGCCTCCACATGACTCAAACTTTGGCTACTCACATGCCAAAAGAATGATTGATATTCAGAACAG GGGATACTTTGCGCAGCATGGGCGTCGCTACACCGCCGTAATCCCGACTAACGTGTATGGTCCCTATGACAACTTCAACTTTGAAAATGGTCACGTGCTCTCAGCGCTCATGCATAAGACATATGCTGCTAAAA AGGAGGGAACCCCACTACAGGTGTGGGGCTCCGGAACACCCAGGAGACAATTCATCTACTCTCTG gATGTAGCACGTCTGTTCCTCTGGGTGCTGCGGGAGTATGATGAGATTGACCCCCTCATTCTCTCTG tgggggaggaggaggagctccCCATCAAGGACGCCGTACAGATGATTGCAGATGCCCTGGACTTCAAAGGTCAAATAGTT TTTGATACCAGCAAGTCAGACGGTCAGATGAAGAAGACGGCCAGCAACGCCAAGCTGCGACGCTACCTCCCTGACTTCACCTTCACGCCGCTCTCTGAAG GTATCAAGAAGACCTGTGATTGGTTCGTGAACAATTACGACATAGCCCGAACATGA
- the LOC116359939 gene encoding general transcription factor IIF subunit 1-like, producing MESSSTAVTTQSPAPSGKSTPQPPSGKSTPSSSDVQLTEEAVRRYLIRKPMTTKDLLKKFQTKKTGLSSEQTVNVLAQILKRLNPERKNVNDKMHFYLTE from the exons ATGGAGTCCAGCAGTACGGCTGTCACCACCCAGAGTCCTGCCCCCTCAGGGAAGAGCACGCCACAGCCCCCCTCAGGCAAATCAACCCCCAGTTCCAG TGACGTTCAGCTGACGGAGGAGGCGGTGCGTCGCTACCTGATCCGGAAGCCCATGACCACCAAGGACCTGCTGAAGAAGTTCCAGACCAAGAAGACTGGCCTGAGCAGCGAGCAGACGGTCAACGTCCTGGCCCAGATCCTCAAACGCCTCAACCCCGAGAGGAAGAACGTCAACGACAAGATGCACTTCTACCTCACAGAGTAA
- the LOC109884831 gene encoding GDP-L-fucose synthase-like: MDSQTKAEPMRVLVTGGSGLVGKAIEHVVKQEGGCLEGEQWTFLSSKEANLVDLQQTRAVFEKYRPTHVIHLAAKVGGLYLHMKENLHFLRDNLRINDNVLQTSHERGVTKVVSCLSSCIFPDKTTYPIDESMIHNGPPHDSNFGYSHAKRMIDIQNRGYFAQHGRRYTAVIPTNVYGPYDNFNFENGHVLSVLMHKTYAAKKEGTPLQVWGSGTPRRQFIYSLDVARLFLWVLREYDEIDPIILSVGEEEELPIKDAVQMIADALDFKGQIVFDTSKSDGQMKKTASNAKLRRYLPDFTFTPLSEGIKKTCDWFVNNYDIART, translated from the exons ATGGATTCGCAGACGAAGGCTGAGCCGATGCGCGTGCTCGTCACGGGCGGATCAGGATTGGTCGGGAAGGCCATCGAGCACGTGGTGAAACAGGAAGGCGGCTGTCTCGAGGGCGAGCAGTGGACCTTCCTGTCCTCCAAGGAGGCCAACCTCGT AGATCTACAACAGACAAGAGCAGTGTTTGAGAAGTATCGGCCCACCCATGTCATCCACCTGGCTGCCAAGGTGGGAGGACTATATCTTCACATGAAGGAGAACCTACACTTTCTG AGGGACAACCTTCGCATCAATGACAATGTGCTGCAGACGTCTCACGAAAGGGGCGTCACCAAGGTGGTGTCCTGTCTGTCCAGCTGCATCTTTCCTGACAAGACCACATACCCTATTGATGAGAGCATG ATCCACAATGGGCCTCCACATGACTCAAACTTTGGCTACTCACATGCCAAAAGAATGATTGATATTCAGAACAG GGGATACTTTGCGCAGCATGGGCGTCGCTACACTGCCGTAATCCCGACTAACGTGTATGGTCCATATGACAACTTCAACTTTGAAAATGGTCACGTGCTCTCAGTGCTCATGCATAAGACATATGCTGCTAAAa AGGAGGGAACCCCACTACAGGTGTGGGGCTCCGGAACACCCAGGAGACAATTCATCTACTCTCTG gATGTAGCACGTCTGTTCCTCTGGGTGCTGCGGGAGTATGATGAGATTGACCCCATCATTCTCTCTG tgggggaggaggaggagctccCCATCAAGGACGCCGTACAGATGATTGCAGATGCCCTGGACTTCAAAGGTCAAATAGTT TTCGACACCAGCAAGTCAGACGGTCAGATGAAGAAGACGGCCAGCAACGCCAAGCTGCGACGCTACCTCCCTGACTTCACCTTCACGCCGCTCTCTGAAG GTATCAAGAAGACCTGTGATTGGTTCGTGAACAATTACGACATAGCCCGAACATGA